The following proteins are encoded in a genomic region of Planococcus lenghuensis:
- a CDS encoding ROK family protein, translating into MKLSKLPPTTLTRLLEEMVTKGLINEAGFGRSSGGRPPVMYKATANAAYIVGIDISRRQTKVVLVDMAFRVVAQKVFGLTIEQQPAAAISAMKNVIQELMQECNIHADHLLGIGIGAVGPLNREEGVILTSRSQSTDSWNRIEIIRELQKDFPLDIIVENGANTAALAEYKRNTISNENLLYCISGIGLRCGIITNGHLMQNRTGNISSQGHMVIDPKGKKCSCGKRGCWVAYTSLVSLLDETRRIKEMKTDYGYSDFLNSLKEQDPAAEQAVQESVLYFGIGLSNMINMFHPKSVIMNGPIFDAYPEYFDEVVRSTKEHLTLFDDSEVHFSRGGLKEEAVSVGAAQLLFDSYFVQPA; encoded by the coding sequence ATGAAGCTTTCAAAACTTCCGCCGACCACGCTGACCCGGTTGCTTGAAGAAATGGTGACGAAGGGACTGATTAATGAGGCGGGTTTCGGCCGATCCAGCGGTGGCCGGCCTCCTGTTATGTATAAAGCGACGGCCAATGCAGCTTATATAGTCGGAATCGATATTTCCCGAAGACAAACAAAAGTTGTGCTGGTGGATATGGCGTTTCGTGTGGTCGCTCAAAAGGTATTCGGGCTGACAATCGAACAGCAGCCGGCTGCGGCGATTTCCGCCATGAAAAACGTGATACAAGAGCTGATGCAAGAATGCAATATTCACGCCGACCACTTGCTGGGAATCGGAATCGGGGCCGTCGGGCCATTAAACAGAGAAGAAGGTGTAATATTAACTTCTCGATCTCAAAGTACTGACAGCTGGAATCGCATTGAAATCATACGGGAATTACAAAAGGACTTTCCTCTGGATATTATAGTGGAAAATGGAGCAAATACAGCTGCGCTGGCTGAGTATAAAAGGAATACAATCAGCAATGAAAATCTTTTGTATTGCATAAGCGGGATAGGCCTCCGCTGTGGAATTATTACGAATGGCCATTTGATGCAGAACCGAACCGGAAATATCAGTTCACAGGGCCACATGGTAATTGATCCGAAAGGAAAGAAATGCAGCTGCGGAAAAAGGGGTTGCTGGGTTGCATATACATCGCTGGTTTCATTGCTGGATGAAACCCGCCGTATAAAAGAGATGAAAACTGATTACGGATATTCGGATTTTCTCAATTCCCTGAAAGAGCAGGATCCTGCAGCGGAACAAGCGGTGCAGGAGTCCGTTCTCTATTTTGGAATCGGATTATCGAACATGATCAACATGTTTCATCCGAAATCTGTTATCATGAACGGTCCGATCTTCGATGCATATCCGGAATACTTCGATGAGGTTGTACGCTCTACCAAAGAGCACCTTACGTTATTTGATGATTCAGAAGTGCACTTCAGTCGGGGGGGATTAAAAGAGGAAGCGGTATCTGTCGGGGCGGCCCAATTGCTTTTTGACTCTTATTTTGTCCAGCCGGCTTAA
- a CDS encoding amidase, protein MEAAAAEDRATWLWNPWMFVEDESGTLAFLASKELNKVYVQIDQEMPADAYRSFIAEAGVQGIQIYALDGAPNWVSRKGYVQQDRLMTWLQHYQAGSASAEKFAGIHLDVEPYLYSDWASNQAATVKSYQALLSRAADNAAALSLPIEVDMAFWFDEISYKNQFGIGILAEWVIAATDSVTIMAYRDSAALIGEFARNEVAFAGKHGKSLVIGVETGQTAEGAYLSFFEEGEAYMNKQLSLVQQQYNGTASYNGIAVHHVGSWMTMKP, encoded by the coding sequence GTGGAAGCTGCAGCAGCCGAAGACCGGGCGACCTGGCTCTGGAACCCGTGGATGTTCGTGGAGGATGAATCCGGAACGCTCGCTTTTCTGGCAAGTAAGGAGCTGAATAAAGTCTATGTACAGATCGATCAGGAAATGCCGGCGGATGCCTATCGCAGTTTCATTGCAGAAGCCGGCGTACAAGGCATACAGATTTATGCGCTGGACGGGGCGCCGAATTGGGTGTCACGGAAAGGCTATGTCCAGCAGGACCGGCTGATGACCTGGCTGCAGCATTACCAGGCCGGCTCTGCATCTGCTGAGAAATTCGCCGGCATCCATCTCGATGTTGAGCCGTATCTGTACAGCGACTGGGCATCGAACCAGGCGGCTACTGTTAAGTCTTATCAGGCCTTGCTCAGCCGGGCAGCGGATAACGCTGCAGCACTCAGCCTGCCGATCGAAGTGGATATGGCCTTCTGGTTTGATGAGATTTCCTATAAAAATCAGTTCGGGATTGGGATTTTGGCGGAATGGGTCATTGCGGCGACTGACAGTGTCACCATCATGGCTTACCGGGACAGCGCCGCGCTTATCGGTGAATTTGCGCGCAATGAAGTTGCATTTGCAGGAAAACACGGAAAGAGCCTTGTTATTGGAGTCGAAACCGGACAGACCGCAGAAGGCGCATACCTCTCGTTCTTCGAAGAAGGAGAGGCCTATATGAACAAACAGCTCTCGTTAGTCCAGCAACAATACAACGGCACAGCAAGCTATAACGGCATCGCGGTTCATCATGTCGGCAGCTGGATGACGATGAAGCCGTAG
- a CDS encoding DUF2294 domain-containing protein, translating into MSNQKLAAEVGNYISGLLREHFGKGPTSAYVIIKPPFFFVHLRGFLAPTERILLNQKETKRILEIRDLLMDELKSRVKIDLWKQAGLDVLDIYSDWNLENKTGVVLGILDEETAEETLAWPGGISRELVLKEMNKASAVVEKTPGETAIYWMNDRIVLIVREDILVPIEKELIRLGHGEILKSAKRPLERSSVFTGRLKTALDRQISEVFVDWDFEGDISYMVLILDGEPAD; encoded by the coding sequence ATGAGTAATCAGAAACTTGCCGCAGAAGTCGGCAACTACATTTCCGGCTTGCTGCGGGAGCATTTCGGAAAAGGTCCTACATCGGCTTATGTCATCATCAAACCGCCTTTCTTCTTCGTCCACCTCCGGGGATTCCTGGCTCCTACTGAACGGATTTTGCTGAATCAGAAGGAGACCAAACGAATCTTGGAGATCCGGGATTTACTGATGGATGAACTGAAATCCAGAGTGAAAATCGATTTATGGAAACAGGCGGGACTGGATGTCCTGGACATTTACAGCGACTGGAACCTTGAAAACAAAACCGGCGTAGTCCTCGGCATTCTCGATGAAGAAACAGCAGAAGAAACGCTGGCTTGGCCGGGAGGAATCAGCAGGGAGCTCGTGCTGAAAGAAATGAACAAGGCAAGCGCTGTTGTGGAAAAAACACCGGGCGAGACAGCAATCTACTGGATGAACGACCGCATTGTTTTAATCGTCCGGGAGGATATTCTTGTGCCGATCGAAAAGGAATTGATCCGGCTCGGACATGGTGAAATACTCAAAAGCGCCAAGCGGCCGCTTGAGCGGAGCTCAGTTTTTACCGGCCGACTTAAAACAGCGCTTGACCGGCAGATCAGTGAGGTTTTTGTTGATTGGGATTTTGAAGGGGATATCAGCTATATGGTTCTCATCCTTGATGGTGAACCCGCTGATTAA
- a CDS encoding formylglycine-generating enzyme family protein yields the protein MKSCCSASRSQISSKDIIKIERIAAASEEKSIRFYEKMIFIEGGEFLMGTNDQEGVEADCEGPVKKERVNSFYMDSHVVTNEEFRQFIQETGYRTEAEGFGWSFVFYQFISPSLNAVMQQVTGTPWWFAVEGAYWFQPEGPGSTIENRMDHPVIHVSWNDAMAFCNWAGKRLPTEKEWEFAARGGLEQTKYPWGNELIPEDKHHCNIWQGKFPTANTMEDGYAGTAPARSFPPNGYGLYNMAGNVWEWCTNAFTPSPEAVLPAGQEPNRAMRGGSYLCHESYCNRYRVAARTSNTIDSSAGNIGFRCISDQLL from the coding sequence ATGAAATCTTGCTGCTCAGCAAGCAGATCACAAATAAGCAGTAAAGACATAATCAAAATTGAACGCATTGCTGCCGCTTCAGAGGAGAAATCAATCCGCTTTTATGAAAAGATGATTTTTATTGAAGGTGGAGAGTTCCTGATGGGAACTAACGATCAGGAAGGGGTTGAAGCGGATTGTGAGGGTCCGGTGAAAAAGGAGAGAGTGAATTCTTTTTATATGGACAGCCATGTCGTGACAAACGAAGAATTTAGGCAATTCATCCAGGAAACCGGTTATAGAACAGAAGCGGAAGGGTTTGGGTGGTCTTTCGTCTTCTATCAATTTATCTCTCCTTCACTAAATGCAGTGATGCAGCAGGTAACAGGAACACCGTGGTGGTTTGCAGTCGAAGGCGCTTACTGGTTTCAACCGGAAGGACCCGGCTCAACGATAGAAAATCGGATGGATCACCCGGTCATTCACGTGTCCTGGAATGATGCCATGGCGTTTTGCAATTGGGCAGGCAAACGGCTGCCGACTGAAAAGGAATGGGAATTCGCCGCTCGCGGAGGTTTGGAGCAAACTAAATACCCGTGGGGAAACGAATTGATTCCTGAAGATAAGCATCATTGCAATATCTGGCAGGGGAAGTTTCCGACTGCTAACACAATGGAAGATGGCTATGCAGGGACGGCGCCGGCCCGTTCATTTCCTCCGAATGGATATGGATTATACAATATGGCCGGAAATGTGTGGGAATGGTGTACGAATGCCTTTACGCCAAGTCCGGAAGCTGTACTGCCTGCCGGACAAGAGCCGAACAGAGCAATGCGGGGAGGGTCTTATCTTTGTCATGAATCCTACTGTAACAGATACCGGGTAGCGGCTCGTACTTCTAATACAATCGACAGTTCAGCGGGGAATATCGGTTTTCGCTGTATCTCAGACCAATTGCTGTAA
- a CDS encoding heme oxygenase, which produces MYVVTNRIRTKKGFAEKMAPRFAKPGPLQEMDGFVKVEVTVRDNVEEHDELNVNMYWETLENFEAWKNSDTFREAHKGGRPSGEGGGESPMLGSELVIAKVAAVLEAK; this is translated from the coding sequence ATGTATGTAGTAACAAACCGCATTCGGACGAAAAAAGGCTTTGCTGAGAAAATGGCTCCCCGTTTTGCAAAACCCGGCCCGCTTCAGGAAATGGATGGCTTCGTAAAAGTTGAAGTTACGGTTCGGGACAACGTGGAAGAACATGATGAATTGAATGTCAATATGTACTGGGAAACGCTTGAAAACTTCGAAGCCTGGAAAAACAGTGACACCTTTCGGGAAGCGCATAAAGGCGGACGCCCTTCCGGTGAAGGCGGCGGTGAATCCCCGATGCTCGGAAGTGAACTTGTAATCGCGAAAGTGGCGGCTGTACTTGAAGCGAAATAA
- a CDS encoding sulfite exporter TauE/SafE family protein: protein MDITTGLLLLAIGIIAGGYGIIVGAGGGFIFVPALLLILDMPPEIAAGSGLLVVLINSLSGVFGYARQKRIHYKTGMLLAISAVPGTILGVWLVQNNPASWFYSIFGGLLVALSIFLFIKNSSIGFRKTPNGHSSGEQKDKEIGVKGLILIGAVIGVISSYLGIGGGWLLVPILVYVFHIAPHYATATSIFSLCLYTAVGSALQIYFGNVDWTAVFWGGLGVLAGSQLGVRLSRKISGTAIIQMLSFLLMIIGLRLLFD, encoded by the coding sequence ATGGATATAACAACCGGACTCTTGCTTTTGGCAATCGGAATAATAGCTGGCGGTTATGGAATCATCGTTGGAGCAGGCGGAGGATTTATTTTCGTGCCCGCACTTCTGCTGATTTTGGATATGCCACCAGAGATAGCAGCAGGATCAGGCCTGCTCGTCGTATTGATCAATTCATTATCGGGTGTTTTCGGCTATGCACGACAAAAGCGCATCCATTATAAGACAGGAATGTTGCTGGCCATCAGTGCTGTGCCGGGAACAATTCTCGGTGTCTGGCTGGTGCAAAATAACCCCGCCTCCTGGTTCTATTCCATATTCGGTGGTCTATTGGTGGCATTGAGCATATTTCTTTTCATTAAAAATTCGTCCATCGGTTTTAGAAAAACGCCAAACGGTCACAGCTCCGGAGAACAGAAGGACAAAGAAATCGGCGTAAAAGGGCTGATTCTAATAGGAGCTGTAATTGGTGTGATATCAAGCTACCTTGGCATAGGAGGTGGCTGGCTCTTGGTACCCATCCTGGTGTATGTCTTCCACATAGCGCCCCACTACGCCACAGCCACTTCGATTTTTTCGCTGTGCCTCTATACTGCTGTAGGATCAGCTCTGCAAATTTATTTCGGAAATGTTGATTGGACAGCGGTTTTCTGGGGAGGACTCGGCGTGTTAGCCGGTTCACAGCTGGGCGTGCGGCTCTCCAGAAAGATATCAGGAACAGCGATCATTCAAATGCTGTCTTTTCTTTTAATGATCATCGGCTTGCGTCTGTTGTTTGATTGA
- a CDS encoding sulfatase family protein: MSILKKPNILMVISHDTGRHLGSYGRKVETPELNRIAEEGIQFDNYFCSQPQCSPSRGSILTGMYGHNHGLMGLTHLGHTMKSDIKTIPSEIKKAGYSTQLFGFFHESIDGEYTGEKLGYDRVVEVPGNAAEKVTDKLEDFLNEKSRSRDETPFYASVGFEETHRPFDHFEPDPVDSVEVPPYLPDTKEIREDIAHFQGSIKELDRAIGRIKKALETTGLDENTILIYTTDHGIAFPRAKGTLMDAGLETALIMKFPKGMVKAGGKADALLCNIDLMPTILEIAGGEIPDEIDGYSFLPLIKEEQYESRDHFFCELTWHDRYHPMRGIRTNYYKYIRNFADGPKVYLPFDIHESLSGQVVRDGYYVANTEEELYDLEQDPLEEVNLAGDENYKHVLEDLRGKVEQWMHKTNDPLLKGPVPGMEAAEWKEEIKKGTVYRGK, encoded by the coding sequence ATGTCTATTTTGAAGAAACCGAATATCTTGATGGTGATTTCACACGACACAGGAAGACATTTGGGCAGTTACGGCAGAAAAGTGGAAACACCTGAACTGAATCGGATTGCAGAAGAAGGTATCCAATTCGATAATTATTTCTGCTCTCAGCCGCAGTGCAGTCCCAGCCGGGGCAGCATCCTGACCGGAATGTATGGGCATAACCACGGACTGATGGGGCTGACGCATCTCGGTCATACAATGAAAAGCGATATTAAAACCATCCCTTCGGAGATTAAAAAAGCGGGCTACAGCACGCAGCTGTTCGGCTTTTTCCATGAATCAATAGATGGAGAATACACGGGAGAGAAGTTGGGCTATGACCGTGTCGTTGAAGTGCCAGGAAATGCGGCCGAAAAAGTAACAGACAAACTGGAGGATTTCCTGAACGAAAAATCCCGTTCTAGGGATGAAACGCCGTTTTATGCTTCAGTTGGTTTTGAAGAGACCCACCGGCCATTCGATCATTTTGAACCGGACCCGGTTGATTCAGTGGAAGTGCCGCCTTATTTGCCGGATACAAAAGAAATCCGAGAAGACATTGCTCATTTCCAAGGGTCTATAAAAGAACTGGACCGGGCGATTGGCCGGATCAAAAAAGCATTGGAAACGACCGGGCTGGATGAAAATACCATTTTGATCTATACGACAGATCATGGAATCGCTTTTCCCAGAGCGAAAGGAACGTTAATGGACGCCGGCTTGGAGACAGCGCTGATCATGAAATTTCCAAAAGGAATGGTGAAAGCGGGTGGCAAAGCGGATGCCCTGTTGTGCAATATTGACTTAATGCCAACAATATTGGAGATTGCCGGAGGAGAAATCCCGGACGAAATTGATGGTTATAGTTTTCTTCCTTTGATAAAAGAAGAACAGTATGAATCGCGGGACCACTTTTTCTGTGAACTTACATGGCATGACCGCTATCATCCGATGAGAGGCATCCGGACTAATTATTATAAATACATCCGGAATTTTGCGGACGGTCCGAAAGTGTATCTGCCTTTTGATATCCATGAGAGCCTGTCCGGCCAAGTTGTCAGGGATGGATATTACGTAGCGAACACCGAAGAGGAATTGTACGACCTTGAACAGGACCCGCTTGAAGAGGTTAATCTGGCGGGAGACGAAAATTATAAGCATGTCCTGGAAGACCTGCGGGGTAAAGTGGAACAATGGATGCATAAAACAAACGATCCATTACTGAAAGGTCCAGTGCCGGGCATGGAAGCTGCGGAATGGAAAGAAGAAATTAAAAAAGGAACTGTCTATAGAGGAAAGTAA
- a CDS encoding carbon starvation CstA family protein encodes MATFLGAIALLIIGYMVYGKFVERVFVVNDDTPTPAYTKRDNLDYVPMNWWKGNLIQLLNIAGLGPIYGAVAGALYGPVAFIWIVVGCIFAGGVHDYMSGMMSLRHGGAQFPTLVGKYLGKHIRTFINVLSLVLMLLVAAAFTAGPAQLISQITPISFIVALSLIFGYFILATVLPVNRIIGRIYPLLGGILLIMAIAVAVALVFSGKQLPNLTLDSLHPANLPLWPLLMVTISCGAISGFHCTQSPIVACTMKKETDGRKIFYGAMIIEGIIALVWAAAGMAFFNGTEGLAAALEAGGPSGVVNEISTSLLGTVGGILAIFGVIILPITTGDTALRSSRMIATDILSKFMNMDGKMKVLLVTIPLAVPTFYMATIDYTFLWRYVGWTNQVVATVMLWTAAMYLLKLHKQHWIAGVPASFMTGVVCTYIFYAPEGLGLDYNLSVIIGATLTVPVVLWYAAQIIRHRKVKQKNSGLNIA; translated from the coding sequence ATGGCAACATTTTTAGGTGCAATTGCATTATTGATAATCGGCTACATGGTTTACGGGAAGTTTGTTGAACGGGTGTTTGTGGTCAATGACGATACACCCACACCGGCATACACAAAACGGGACAATCTCGATTACGTGCCGATGAATTGGTGGAAAGGCAACTTGATCCAATTACTGAATATCGCAGGACTCGGTCCGATCTACGGCGCAGTGGCAGGAGCGCTGTACGGACCGGTCGCGTTTATCTGGATCGTGGTCGGCTGCATCTTTGCAGGCGGCGTCCACGATTATATGTCTGGCATGATGTCACTCCGCCACGGCGGCGCGCAGTTCCCGACGCTGGTCGGCAAGTATTTAGGCAAACACATCCGGACATTCATCAATGTCCTGTCACTTGTACTCATGCTGCTGGTGGCGGCTGCTTTCACAGCAGGCCCGGCGCAGCTCATTTCACAAATCACCCCAATCAGCTTCATCGTGGCTCTCAGCCTGATTTTCGGTTATTTTATCCTGGCCACGGTTTTACCGGTGAACCGGATCATCGGCCGGATTTATCCGCTCCTCGGCGGCATCCTGCTGATCATGGCGATTGCCGTCGCAGTGGCGCTTGTATTTTCGGGTAAGCAACTGCCGAATCTGACGCTCGACAGCCTGCATCCGGCTAACCTGCCGCTCTGGCCGCTGCTGATGGTCACCATTTCATGCGGTGCCATCTCCGGCTTCCATTGCACACAGAGTCCGATTGTGGCCTGTACGATGAAGAAAGAAACAGACGGACGTAAAATTTTCTACGGAGCGATGATCATTGAAGGAATTATCGCACTTGTATGGGCAGCCGCAGGGATGGCCTTCTTCAATGGAACGGAAGGACTCGCAGCGGCGCTCGAAGCCGGCGGGCCATCCGGTGTGGTCAATGAAATCTCGACATCGCTTCTCGGCACAGTCGGCGGCATCCTGGCCATCTTCGGTGTCATCATCCTGCCGATCACGACAGGCGATACAGCGCTTCGTTCATCGCGTATGATTGCGACAGATATCCTGTCGAAATTCATGAATATGGACGGCAAGATGAAGGTCCTGCTCGTGACAATTCCATTGGCAGTTCCGACATTCTATATGGCGACAATCGACTACACATTCCTGTGGCGCTATGTCGGCTGGACGAATCAGGTCGTCGCGACGGTCATGCTGTGGACCGCTGCGATGTACTTATTGAAACTGCATAAACAGCACTGGATTGCAGGTGTTCCGGCAAGTTTCATGACCGGCGTTGTGTGCACGTACATCTTCTATGCGCCGGAGGGGCTCGGACTCGATTACAATCTGTCGGTCATCATTGGTGCAACACTCACTGTCCCGGTTGTCCTGTGGTATGCAGCACAGATCATCAGACACCGCAAAGTGAAGCAGAAAAACAGCGGACTCAATATAGCTTAA
- a CDS encoding tetratricopeptide repeat-containing diguanylate cyclase codes for MKKQELAVLQQKIASLRAEGKYKEAIEGSYELLESAMDQHDHRAMMTAYVVSAASYYSIGDIKEAFRNIEAHREVCARYGTDEDFLDLYHILFLLYEHNKDFGKAKETLKKSIKIARQLSKEDVLSSSYGNFSHLLLAEGEFTEALRMGQAGLEAARKHLPRSGILEIRVKLNITRAYIELGEYEKAWPHINEMVTSLLLDSFSREKAQSRDLLGFWYARQQRYAEAFIAYTEAKELAASYGDIYLRKAIQEERIRLSEAMDDIRLAYEVQKEYISLLEEISRQELSLASMKFSLQHRVEEIEKKANTDHLTGLYNRTYLEAAVNRWLADAAETSTSVVCIAFDIDNFKQINDEHGHLFGDEVIRQVSEACVAVFRRNDLIGRYGGDEFIIILYNATFEAGMKKAERLAETLRNLEIEKNGKTATVTASIGVSDNGEGAVTTFDELFHNADMALYRAKDDGKNRVISSY; via the coding sequence ATGAAGAAACAAGAACTGGCAGTTTTGCAGCAGAAGATTGCTTCCCTGCGTGCCGAAGGGAAGTACAAAGAAGCGATTGAAGGCAGTTATGAACTTCTGGAATCTGCCATGGACCAACATGACCACCGGGCCATGATGACGGCCTATGTGGTCAGCGCTGCTTCCTACTACAGCATCGGCGATATTAAAGAAGCATTCCGTAATATTGAAGCGCATCGGGAAGTCTGTGCCCGATACGGGACAGACGAGGACTTTCTGGATCTGTATCACATTCTGTTTCTGCTTTATGAGCACAATAAAGATTTTGGAAAAGCAAAAGAAACATTGAAAAAGAGTATTAAAATTGCCAGACAGCTCAGCAAAGAAGATGTGTTGAGCAGCAGCTATGGCAATTTTTCGCATCTCCTGCTGGCGGAAGGCGAGTTTACAGAAGCGCTCCGTATGGGCCAGGCGGGGCTGGAGGCAGCCAGGAAGCATCTGCCGCGGAGCGGGATACTGGAAATTCGGGTGAAACTGAATATTACGCGTGCCTATATCGAACTGGGCGAGTATGAAAAAGCCTGGCCGCATATCAACGAGATGGTGACAAGTCTGCTGCTGGATTCATTCAGCCGGGAAAAAGCGCAGTCCCGGGACTTGCTGGGGTTTTGGTATGCCCGACAGCAGCGGTACGCTGAAGCATTTATCGCATACACCGAAGCAAAAGAACTTGCAGCGAGCTATGGTGATATCTATTTGCGTAAAGCGATACAAGAAGAACGGATCCGGCTGAGCGAAGCAATGGATGATATACGGCTGGCTTATGAAGTGCAGAAAGAATACATTTCCCTGTTGGAGGAAATCAGCCGCCAGGAGCTGTCACTCGCTTCGATGAAGTTCAGTTTGCAGCACCGGGTGGAAGAGATTGAGAAAAAAGCGAACACGGACCACCTGACCGGATTGTATAATCGGACGTACTTAGAGGCGGCCGTGAACCGATGGCTCGCCGATGCAGCAGAGACATCGACAAGCGTCGTATGTATTGCGTTCGATATCGATAATTTCAAACAGATCAATGACGAGCACGGTCACCTTTTCGGAGATGAAGTGATCCGGCAGGTGAGCGAGGCGTGTGTAGCTGTGTTTCGCCGGAACGATTTAATTGGCAGGTATGGCGGTGATGAATTCATCATCATATTGTATAATGCCACATTTGAAGCGGGCATGAAAAAAGCGGAGCGGCTGGCAGAAACACTCCGCAACCTGGAAATCGAAAAAAATGGGAAGACAGCGACTGTTACGGCAAGCATCGGGGTGTCGGATAATGGAGAAGGAGCGGTTACCACGTTTGATGAGCTGTTTCACAACGCAGATATGGCACTGTACCGGGCAAAGGATGACGGCAAGAACCGGGTCATTTCCAGTTACTGA
- a CDS encoding MFS transporter — protein sequence MTESAPRLWTKDFIIVSSINFILALIFYLLMVTIAVYAVDAYGASTSEAGLITGIFIIGALTGRLLTGRVIDSFGRRRILFIGLSCFIAATFLYFIDLNIAFLLFTRFVHGISIGIASTATGTIVAQIIPDARKGEGIGYFSMSTTLSTAVGPFIGLFMTQHFTFQLLFVLCLLFEAIGLVLAFFLKVTEADPAAVMDAPKGLKFSSFVEPRAVPIACITLAVSFCYGSVLSFISFYAIELDLVEAAGFFFLVYAIAVLLSRPFTGRLMDRKNANVVMYPALFILAAGMLLLSSADGSVLLLLSGALIGLGFGNIQSTTQAIAVKLTPPHRFGLATSTFFIFMDAGLGFGPYLQGFLISQTSYSMLYAILGAVVLATVPLYYMLHGRKEKPAMS from the coding sequence ATGACTGAATCCGCTCCCCGGTTATGGACGAAAGATTTTATCATTGTTTCTTCCATTAATTTCATCCTGGCACTCATTTTCTATCTGCTCATGGTAACAATTGCTGTCTACGCAGTGGATGCTTACGGCGCTTCAACGAGTGAGGCAGGACTCATTACCGGCATTTTCATTATTGGTGCGCTGACTGGCCGGCTGCTGACCGGCCGTGTGATTGACTCATTCGGCCGGCGCCGGATTTTGTTTATCGGACTGTCCTGCTTTATCGCTGCCACTTTTCTGTATTTCATCGATTTGAATATCGCTTTTCTGCTGTTCACCCGCTTTGTTCATGGAATTTCAATCGGGATTGCAAGCACCGCAACCGGTACAATCGTGGCACAGATCATACCGGATGCCCGAAAAGGGGAAGGGATCGGTTATTTCAGCATGAGCACGACGCTGTCAACTGCCGTCGGTCCGTTCATCGGCCTGTTTATGACACAGCACTTCACGTTTCAGCTGCTGTTCGTCCTCTGCCTGCTGTTCGAAGCGATCGGCCTAGTACTGGCATTCTTCCTGAAAGTGACTGAAGCGGATCCCGCAGCTGTCATGGATGCGCCGAAAGGACTGAAGTTCTCAAGTTTTGTTGAGCCGCGCGCCGTTCCGATCGCCTGTATTACGCTTGCCGTTTCGTTTTGTTATGGCAGTGTGTTATCATTCATCAGCTTTTATGCCATTGAGCTGGACCTGGTGGAAGCGGCAGGTTTCTTTTTTCTTGTCTACGCTATTGCAGTTCTGCTGTCCCGCCCGTTCACCGGCAGGCTGATGGACCGGAAAAACGCAAATGTTGTCATGTATCCGGCACTCTTCATCCTTGCAGCCGGTATGCTCCTGCTAAGTTCGGCAGATGGCAGCGTGCTGCTGCTCTTGTCCGGGGCACTGATCGGACTCGGATTCGGCAATATACAGTCGACAACACAGGCAATCGCCGTCAAACTGACACCGCCTCACCGTTTCGGACTTGCCACGTCAACGTTTTTCATTTTCATGGATGCAGGCCTCGGGTTTGGGCCTTATCTCCAGGGTTTCCTGATTTCCCAGACGAGTTACAGCATGTTATACGCAATTTTAGGAGCCGTCGTCCTGGCCACTGTACCGCTTTACTATATGCTGCACGGACGAAAAGAAAAACCGGCAATGAGCTGA